Proteins from one Flammeovirgaceae bacterium genomic window:
- a CDS encoding IS256 family transposase: MLTPGFLKQFRDSKDLNNFIDELFTKGMEQMLEGELDGHLGYAKHSPEGINSGNSRNGKSRKTIKTKRGELEIEVPRDRNSTFEPVLVPKRSRFVEGIEEIIISLYARGMSVRDIETQVREIYGVNVSDATISNVTSRVHTLVTEWQSRPLSSVYFVVWMDGIVFKVRQNGKVINKTIYLAVGLNAQGFKEVLGMWLGENESASFWVSVLTDLRSRGVEDILITSTDNLKGFTEAITSVFAQSVTQICVVHQIRNAMRYVVWKDKKQFVADLKTVYGAPNKKLAIQALDQLDESWGKKYPHAIKSWRANWDNLTHFFDYPIEIRTLIYTTNIIENLNGKIRKYTNNKLSFPDDQAVMKSVYLALREITKKWTLPIRNWPIIVNQFLTIFEERCKI, from the coding sequence ATGCTCACTCCTGGGTTTCTCAAGCAATTTAGGGATTCAAAAGATCTCAACAATTTCATTGACGAGTTATTCACCAAGGGCATGGAGCAAATGCTGGAGGGTGAACTGGACGGCCATCTGGGATATGCAAAACACTCACCGGAAGGTATCAACTCAGGGAACTCACGCAATGGAAAGTCACGCAAGACGATCAAGACGAAACGTGGCGAACTGGAGATCGAAGTACCCCGCGATCGTAACAGCACTTTTGAACCTGTACTGGTACCTAAGCGCAGCCGATTTGTGGAAGGCATTGAAGAAATCATCATTTCTTTGTACGCCCGGGGCATGAGTGTACGTGACATTGAAACTCAAGTTCGTGAAATCTATGGTGTAAATGTTTCGGATGCGACCATCTCTAATGTGACATCGCGGGTACATACCTTGGTGACGGAGTGGCAAAGCAGGCCGCTCTCCTCGGTGTACTTCGTGGTATGGATGGACGGGATCGTGTTCAAAGTCCGCCAGAATGGAAAGGTGATCAACAAAACAATTTACCTGGCCGTAGGCCTTAATGCTCAGGGATTTAAGGAAGTGTTAGGCATGTGGTTAGGTGAAAATGAGAGCGCCTCATTTTGGGTTAGTGTGCTTACCGATTTAAGAAGCCGGGGCGTTGAGGATATCTTAATCACCAGCACGGATAACCTTAAAGGCTTCACTGAAGCAATCACCAGCGTGTTTGCTCAGTCAGTCACTCAGATATGTGTTGTCCACCAGATACGGAACGCGATGCGCTATGTGGTATGGAAAGACAAGAAGCAATTTGTAGCTGATTTGAAAACAGTATACGGGGCTCCAAATAAAAAATTGGCCATACAGGCGTTAGATCAGTTGGATGAAAGCTGGGGTAAAAAATACCCTCACGCCATTAAGTCCTGGAGGGCCAACTGGGATAACCTTACGCACTTCTTTGATTATCCCATCGAAATCAGAACGTTGATCTATACGACAAACATCATCGAAAACCTAAATGGGAAAATCCGTAAGTACACCAATAACAAACTTTCATTCCCGGATGATCAGGCGGTGATGAAATCCGTGTACCTGGCCCTAAGGGAAATCACTAAGAAATGGACCTTGCCTATTCGCAACTGGCCCATAATCGTAAATCAATTTTTAACTATCTTCGAAGAAAGATGCAAAATATAA
- a CDS encoding IS3 family transposase (programmed frameshift) yields MKRTRFTEAQVFNILKEYDAGKNIQDIARDNGVSKATIYNWKAKYGGMEMNELKRMKELEEENRKLKHMYADLALDNKMLKEVLGKKVLRPAEKRTGVDHLRAAFQVSLGRACDVMDLSRSVYYYQSKKDDHAVIEKLQDLAEKRPTEGFWKMYFRIRKEGLLWNHKRIHRVYKYLKLNLKRKGKRRLPARILQPLEAVSHINASWSMDFMSDSLLSGRKFRVLNLLDDFNREALAIEVDTSLRAERVVRVLEQVIQWRGKPKRIRVDNGPEFISSKLCLWCEERSIQLQFIQPGKPTQNAYIERFNGSFRRDVLDAYLFESLIQVRILADEWMNDYNYDRPHDALEGRSPADMLVVDLWKLETSFPQTHNRLQQQ; encoded by the exons ATGAAAAGAACAAGATTTACCGAAGCCCAGGTTTTCAACATTCTCAAGGAGTATGATGCGGGCAAAAACATCCAGGATATTGCCCGTGATAACGGAGTGTCCAAAGCCACTATTTACAACTGGAAGGCCAAGTACGGAGGCATGGAGATGAACGAACTCAAAAGAATGAAGGAGCTTGAGGAAGAAAACCGTAAGCTCAAGCATATGTATGCCGATTTGGCGCTGGACAACAAGATGCTCAAAGAGGTCTTGG GGAAAAAAGTTCTGAGGCCCGCTGAGAAGCGAACCGGTGTGGATCATTTGAGAGCGGCTTTTCAAGTTAGCCTCGGTCGGGCCTGTGATGTGATGGACCTCTCACGTTCGGTTTACTACTACCAAAGTAAAAAGGACGATCATGCGGTGATTGAAAAACTTCAGGACTTAGCGGAAAAACGGCCTACCGAGGGTTTTTGGAAAATGTATTTCAGGATTAGGAAAGAAGGACTGTTGTGGAACCATAAACGCATTCATCGGGTGTATAAATATTTGAAGCTAAACCTGAAAAGAAAAGGTAAAAGAAGGTTACCGGCACGGATTCTTCAACCTTTGGAAGCTGTTAGTCATATCAATGCAAGCTGGTCGATGGATTTTATGAGCGATTCTCTTCTATCAGGCCGCAAGTTTAGGGTACTCAACTTGCTAGACGACTTTAATCGTGAGGCGCTTGCTATTGAAGTAGACACTTCGCTACGTGCCGAGCGTGTTGTCCGGGTACTTGAGCAAGTCATCCAGTGGAGAGGTAAACCAAAACGAATCAGGGTTGACAATGGTCCTGAATTCATCTCAAGCAAACTCTGCTTATGGTGTGAAGAACGTTCCATCCAGCTTCAGTTTATTCAACCAGGTAAGCCTACACAGAATGCATATATCGAGCGTTTCAATGGGAGTTTTCGCAGAGATGTTCTAGATGCTTATCTATTTGAATCACTAATCCAAGTGAGAATACTGGCTGATGAATGGATGAATGATTACAACTACGACCGTCCACATGATGCACTCGAGGGGCGCAGTCCTGCGGACATGCTGGTTGTGGATTTATGGAAACTCGAAACGAGTTTCCCACAAACCCACAACCGGTTACAACAACAATGA
- a CDS encoding nucleotidyltransferase domain-containing protein, which yields MNLMTLIRERYTDFIDLCRSHKVDKIYAFGSSITDHFDPSASDIDIVVKIDIEDPADRGEALLSLWDKLEVLFKRKVDLLTEDSIRNPYLKSNINRTKKLIYDREGEKVFV from the coding sequence ATGAACTTAATGACTTTAATAAGGGAAAGGTATACTGATTTTATTGACTTGTGCCGCTCACATAAGGTGGACAAGATTTATGCCTTCGGTTCGTCCATTACTGACCATTTTGACCCAAGTGCAAGTGACATTGATATAGTCGTTAAAATTGACATTGAAGACCCAGCTGACCGTGGTGAAGCTCTCCTTTCTCTATGGGACAAACTAGAGGTCCTTTTCAAGAGAAAGGTTGATTTGCTAACTGAGGACTCAATTCGAAATCCATATCTCAAATCAAATATTAATCGGACAAAAAAACTGATCTATGACAGAGAAGGAGAGAAAGTTTTTGTCTGA
- a CDS encoding DUF86 domain-containing protein: MTEKERKFLSDTSNSIELIETFTKDLKSFTDYQKDLKTKGAVERHLGIIGEAVNKFLKESETNDLKNASQIISLRNRLIHSYDNVDDSIIWSIITRHLKPLKEEIHKKIV; encoded by the coding sequence ATGACAGAGAAGGAGAGAAAGTTTTTGTCTGACACATCTAATTCAATCGAACTGATTGAGACTTTTACAAAAGACTTAAAGTCATTTACTGATTACCAAAAGGACCTAAAGACAAAAGGGGCTGTCGAACGACATTTAGGAATTATTGGAGAAGCGGTAAACAAATTTTTGAAGGAATCAGAAACGAACGACTTGAAAAATGCTTCTCAAATAATAAGTTTAAGAAACAGATTGATTCACTCCTACGACAATGTTGACGATTCAATTATCTGGTCAATCATAACAAGACATTTAAAGCCGCTTAAAGAGGAGATTCATAAAAAAATTGTGTAA
- a CDS encoding IS3 family transposase has product MAYLEEHHKLSHAQACKLVGCSRTNKYYEKRMPAKDAVVKKAIEEVIGSSRKGRTKVIKLVQKKYPELGDSKIRRVYENEGFSLSKKLRRRIKDNPANPISIPLKANQEWAMDFMSDALESGRRIRTLNIIDHFNRQCKGIEVDFNLPARRVIEIVERAIERYGKPLRIRTDNGPEFRSKRFQLWMDDNHIEWSRIQKGKPQQNAIIERFNKTYREDVLDANLFYSIEQANEVSQKWVDDYNHERPHQSLNYQTPMAYAA; this is encoded by the coding sequence TTGGCATACTTGGAAGAGCACCACAAGTTAAGCCATGCTCAGGCGTGTAAATTAGTAGGATGTTCACGGACCAATAAATATTATGAAAAGCGAATGCCTGCTAAAGATGCCGTAGTAAAAAAAGCGATTGAAGAAGTTATTGGCAGCAGCCGTAAAGGAAGGACAAAAGTGATCAAACTGGTACAGAAAAAATATCCAGAACTGGGGGACAGCAAAATCCGCAGGGTATATGAGAACGAAGGTTTTTCGTTGAGTAAAAAATTGCGCAGACGGATTAAAGACAACCCCGCCAATCCTATTTCTATTCCATTAAAAGCTAATCAGGAATGGGCAATGGATTTTATGAGTGATGCGTTGGAGAGTGGCCGAAGGATTCGAACACTCAACATCATTGATCACTTCAATCGTCAGTGCAAAGGAATTGAAGTGGATTTCAATTTGCCCGCTAGAAGAGTAATTGAAATTGTTGAACGTGCCATTGAGCGTTATGGAAAACCACTTAGAATCCGTACCGACAATGGTCCTGAGTTTCGCTCCAAACGCTTTCAGTTATGGATGGACGATAACCACATCGAATGGAGCCGTATCCAAAAAGGAAAACCCCAGCAGAACGCCATCATCGAACGCTTCAACAAAACGTATCGTGAAGATGTGCTGGACGCCAACTTGTTTTATTCCATTGAACAAGCAAACGAGGTGTCGCAAAAATGGGTAGATGACTACAACCATGAGCGGCCACATCAATCGCTCAACTATCAAACACCAATGGCTTATGCAGCATAA
- a CDS encoding transposase — translation MKKIRFTEAQIIGILNEQSQQGQKVSEICRKHGISEPTFYNWRSKYAGMKVDELKRLKELEYENSRLKKIVANQSLEIDAIKDLLTKKF, via the coding sequence ATGAAAAAGATTCGCTTTACCGAAGCCCAGATTATTGGGATTCTCAACGAACAATCACAACAGGGCCAGAAGGTTTCCGAGATATGCCGCAAACATGGCATCAGTGAGCCTACCTTTTACAACTGGCGCAGCAAGTACGCTGGTATGAAAGTGGATGAGCTCAAACGGCTCAAGGAACTGGAGTACGAAAATTCAAGATTGAAGAAAATTGTGGCCAACCAGAGCCTGGAGATTGACGCCATCAAGGATTTACTCACAAAAAAGTTCTAA
- a CDS encoding IS3 family transposase: protein MVQKKYPELGDSKIRRVYENEGFSLSKKLRRRIKDNPANPISIPLKANQEWAMDFMSDALESGRRIRTLNIIDHFNRQCKGIEVDFNLPARRVIEIVERAIERYGKPLRIRTDNGPEFRSKRFQLWMDDNHIEWSRIQKGKPQQNAIIERFNKTYREDVLDANLFYSIEQANEVSQKWVDDYNHERPHQSLNYQTPMAYAA from the coding sequence CTGGTACAGAAAAAATATCCAGAACTGGGGGACAGCAAAATCCGCAGGGTATATGAGAACGAAGGTTTTTCGTTGAGTAAAAAATTGCGCAGACGGATTAAAGACAACCCCGCCAATCCTATTTCTATTCCATTAAAAGCTAATCAGGAATGGGCAATGGATTTTATGAGTGATGCGTTGGAGAGTGGCCGAAGGATTCGAACACTCAACATCATTGATCACTTCAATCGTCAGTGCAAAGGAATTGAAGTGGATTTCAATTTGCCCGCTAGAAGAGTAATTGAAATTGTTGAACGTGCCATTGAGCGTTATGGAAAACCACTTAGAATCCGTACCGACAATGGTCCTGAGTTTCGCTCCAAACGCTTTCAGTTATGGATGGACGATAACCACATCGAATGGAGCCGTATCCAAAAAGGAAAACCCCAGCAGAACGCCATCATCGAACGCTTCAACAAAACGTATCGTGAAGATGTGCTGGACGCCAACTTGTTTTATTCCATTGAACAAGCAAACGAGGTGTCGCAAAAATGGGTAGATGACTACAACCATGAGCGGCCACATCAATCGCTCAACTATCAAACACCAATGGCTTATGCAGCATAA
- a CDS encoding type II toxin-antitoxin system HigB family toxin, producing the protein MRVIAKKTLRDFWNKHPDCEQQLKSWYREAEKGDWRNSNEIKREYPSASIIGDNRIVFNIKGNNYRLIVKINYQYQMMWIRFIGTHKEYDRVDTTKI; encoded by the coding sequence TTGAGAGTAATTGCCAAAAAGACCCTCCGGGACTTCTGGAATAAGCACCCGGACTGTGAACAACAATTGAAGTCGTGGTACCGAGAAGCGGAAAAGGGAGATTGGAGGAATTCAAACGAAATAAAAAGGGAGTATCCCAGCGCAAGCATAATTGGAGACAACAGGATTGTCTTCAATATTAAGGGCAACAACTATAGATTGATAGTGAAGATAAATTATCAATATCAAATGATGTGGATTCGATTCATTGGAACACACAAGGAGTACGACAGGGTTGACACAACAAAAATTTGA
- a CDS encoding helix-turn-helix domain-containing protein encodes MRIKPIKTKKDYQQALDRLEEIFDSKKGTKGGDELELLGILIDQYENEHFPIDLPDPIEAIKFRMEQLGYSQADLAKVVGLKSRASEILNKKRKLSLDMIRQLHEKLNIPTDVLIQAY; translated from the coding sequence ATGAGAATCAAACCAATAAAGACAAAAAAGGACTATCAGCAAGCATTAGACCGACTTGAGGAAATCTTCGATTCAAAAAAAGGAACCAAAGGAGGGGATGAACTTGAACTTCTTGGAATTCTTATTGATCAATACGAAAACGAGCATTTCCCAATTGATCTTCCGGACCCAATAGAAGCGATTAAGTTCCGAATGGAACAACTCGGTTACTCCCAGGCAGACTTGGCTAAAGTAGTTGGACTGAAAAGTCGAGCAAGTGAAATTCTAAATAAAAAGCGAAAACTGTCTTTGGACATGATTCGTCAGCTCCATGAAAAGCTTAATATTCCAACTGACGTTTTGATACAGGCTTATTGA
- a CDS encoding type II toxin-antitoxin system RelE/ParE family toxin has protein sequence MRYYDTIFLEEADEFIASLKPKTAKKVLYNIDLAEQTNDPRLFKKLKREIWEFRTQYDGLQVRLLAFWDKTSKEQTLVVATHGFIKKVDKVPDKEIDRAVRIREQYFKNKPKK, from the coding sequence ATGAGATACTATGACACAATATTTTTAGAAGAGGCGGACGAGTTTATAGCATCCCTAAAACCAAAAACAGCTAAGAAAGTACTTTACAACATTGACTTGGCAGAACAAACAAATGACCCAAGACTCTTTAAAAAGCTAAAGAGAGAGATTTGGGAGTTTAGGACTCAGTACGATGGACTACAAGTCAGGCTCTTGGCTTTTTGGGACAAGACAAGTAAAGAACAGACTCTGGTAGTTGCCACTCATGGATTTATTAAGAAAGTTGACAAAGTCCCTGATAAAGAAATAGACAGAGCAGTGAGAATTAGAGAACAATATTTCAAGAATAAACCAAAAAAATAA
- a CDS encoding helix-turn-helix transcriptional regulator: MMAKKMKTRTLAEMKDKYIGKVGSKERDEYEYELRMDVLGKMIKAARQERNLTQEELGKLIGVQKAQISKLESSTNSATIDTVIRVFKALKADINFNVKIEDNFVRLA; encoded by the coding sequence ATTATGGCAAAGAAAATGAAAACACGCACACTTGCCGAGATGAAAGACAAGTACATCGGTAAAGTTGGAAGCAAGGAGAGAGACGAGTACGAATATGAACTTCGTATGGATGTTCTTGGAAAAATGATTAAGGCAGCGAGACAAGAACGTAACTTGACACAAGAGGAATTAGGAAAACTTATTGGAGTTCAAAAAGCACAAATTTCTAAACTTGAGAGTAGTACAAACAGTGCAACAATTGACACCGTAATACGAGTATTCAAGGCATTAAAGGCCGACATAAACTTCAATGTAAAAATTGAGGACAACTTCGTAAGACTAGCGTGA